From Anopheles arabiensis isolate DONGOLA chromosome 3, AaraD3, whole genome shotgun sequence, a single genomic window includes:
- the LOC120902279 gene encoding uncharacterized protein LOC120902279 has product MSDLDQPVQLPVQTITDTNVHDLVEVKKIANNTVFVRKNRALLIYQLSNKDYTEVFHEDDFFSLTTPNANYPWHVYEPSSLIVRSSKGVEVYKWNKPDLKLQYTVSKYHDHSGYGSSRNTFLLGQIFPSQHHIGIISRLNSDVQFRSLDLSKAKTTVRLLKKPPSLDSEWKSSTSAIQLVEQIDSNKQLAIALRTESKLMLFRFNNQYNLEKLTTIDEFPSKDTDYDRIMFAKFGKTSYNDLLHFSTEGLMIYRFNDTAKVFQKIFYSSAFSKLRGWDGRSIDTVTPLNFDGDDQDELVYSGPKGLSLLQVNATTTPYELNEVALETAANQIVRYSFLKLAQKHNSTNDLQIFLHTSNGLIHVNIQPSIEGVETKPIVPANPVISTEQKELIPIPEIIPNRYHAGWLHDQLDMGSMLHPINAYNGAVELMIPIIDIPAPFGIPIRKIIKYKNVEYNNELGLGWSFPLDYIVLDRQSSAFEQDHVYSLVKENQRIIMMLQPTKDNGPKSEEKHFTIDGYPDIGIVFNTKRSYWKLSMDNRIMTYIALHQFQTVKACPLWPLCGSASRQTQTFTSQWYLNQEDNTDTGLRILYFYDLIKNKTDIRLTSINFSDDSMIDLSYSEDRLADITVATHQFIQHFTFHYSKDVKPLLQTIQQSDHKLFDFEYDQHQRLSKIIYPNGAEWKPEYAHVTLNPTSLKKTIEITGSEANVYYGPDYAVVVDANLIDGRLLLHIRDPLGGISSNKTDSTETVYTLNDIKRYLVHAIENLIVVIVIYDKCKDVAILQYTSDRWRQQKYYDEFPLDGTITTGSAFVLLSDKTSLRLITTTTDHQLSEVKLRPNLPANFVVKAFAHGYATYDGRLEIFLLQQNGEWVTVKAAPEQVNYFNEIDKFISSFEINSELRQSIRRGLTADMLGSYRQAIILKAPFLQKDVLNIHVRFFMLSLENKPHVFDCYTTVIPHTVLTQYNYTVNTDEKDSFVLGYRLVKEKYHLYVKKSTGPHAVELNKYMKAARQEMSKHRKGSAMWNKINTEAKNTTREESQRIYKAVKDAVVFALDLSQFGMLTNQEGVLTGNHQITYDGFHWNKRLLDEDTIRLRKVNQNLSADYRLVKAHDKDTFKIVSIATGETLFDTNTTKSEELQLTVPYYAQSQPQGSPLRLYFFASKQIVTFPDEERLNRASNQIAIVTTHQANATAQFLVFRCMKYFLNPNVTVLGGQTLAYIDETDRKTAYLYDPQDVQLSVDGIVFRKIKIATGADTSRFGWYEQTIDIATGNTVRKAFAADGREVLDRKLRDQEEKRRQSENQDTSAQSERMIIDASGRHPIVDLGPYRLVDEMVSYYGFEPYERNHFGREKKWTFDKTLIKSQNGNSFLTLSQPEHKLAGVFTPQEPLMNYVVSCWVRTSKALKLGDTIDIVAVDVLVEKGEEKKISLRKAEVKQRIGSWNYVETIVDTTHFPTETKLVFDISFIPSTTHGRIDIDHIRFSPLSMPFAANIYEPARGSVSALLSSSGLMKRYLYNCNGKRTTVFSEQGMVGEFITESKAVYTRESGRRPCVIEMKPRMSAWAMESGWDNNIHSNGSVFKTFDETWATLAVRFLYSLQPNDNGMRFVWRGKECYLPCPVQSVTNCRQLPRRGEILIFITSLRVSVWLEGVLVQETLLEDVKSDAERKLTLHLSRTAEITEFFEMYDSTLKITYQQLSGQPVQVLEYESPDTVRIREILYDDIERPILQTKWTKVHPENDAKMFEFHENFILNFDNATQLLTGKVAELNPSCEGYPYTHTIYGNDPTENKRLQGLPGKDYTVDGKYKRSYSYEPHNLLLSNLFPPREGFHHKAVQLPGGAVRVTIENAKGKKVAKYSKVGSYENRLSTWRYGSNDKLQQELPPMYHYRAHTSTMENVPFFVANYTSEQMQLQQQWEVRYNYDNANRLIRKRTPDGGIWQYLYDKQGILRFSLHKEHNETLDRVIHFTYVSDDKVAREALVHLNETECIELVDSGVAPNSTNFIDTLYGEYDDDPNLRYRSAFATRRIGGDQMTEYLVYDQSKRVLKKVYVINTLNTSYSIDYEYENDNLRSIKYPFGAGGEPFRLSYDWNGNGDIISIRESTMTEPMFEFSYNADSMVETINVRTDPTHTFQRNFTYNEPGFLIKLADNYLTESVSYLETDSYGQDSYTPIYEGLISKTLFTAHWQKATSPLRNGIYTEYLMSDNMTQAQASLCLEVLKRTGFIDENNLVNRTLYGDMNDDLPFVCGKRLALNHLSKVLSTRSFPYQYGHRYDYDDHDQLIKAKYFHGLEELKLAPLTHHTFHKEIKGIDEAKSKKIWDALREKSFLTTDCTNPNLCHGREGTKSIFSDFIHQHRYSHHLKLMLSKAISARKGLDVKTFEEKCTRWIEGSNMILKACTNLKEEMMKQKLFGESADASVASLSEGFRKALQIYNSYVPDIVGVLNHHFMTALGRSAGDVQSYEIDANGNHRKFYTGFSRYRLEYQEGTNKINKVFRQQFDRAQDDGEEFTMAHDGDGAVIQAEHKGIKHMAYDKLLQRVSEIEMTDGRKILYQYDVRAERTFKQVRAKDETVLSEKYYIRDANGFVLMDIDMAYLTNDHPPDVRVTSYIYKDQQLIGFVRNDKLYGVITDHEGSVRLVVREGEVVAAYDYLPYGQIFRRFGTDLDGQISYLYTGQEWEPETGLYNYRARLYDPDIGRFYQMDPKEQYPSPYVYAGNSPVSLIDPDGELAFAISCIIMAIIGAYIGASAAAQSWNPLEWNWKSKSLWLGMIGGALTGLSIPFNLTASIAYFVGMGLSLSASIGVMIGSGITFGYFALAASSGSWDPRNFDFSSPGTWNALLGGIATSAFIVTNPNQLINTFRSITTTLGRALFVTATVAITITFAYLFGALKMGGEFDMTKWDYSDPRLYHGILDAYVTASFTMIMVRNIPNTIKSLGRKIETGLDRLAETEVFFRAKQLMRGGDWSTKLSNARFFMAANAKAIGDLQRGIIPIAFYTFIVTLRMVDAYEKSSIPGFSVFLQILSTAVMTRGFTNRVVKPLIPKRIDAPLAQKLIAPETYENSSGRYSSSGANSLGSFLSYLRIPLDWFLNYHENTPEGEQVHDNTIQRYKSHYKRTSKHSMIENCYPVTHGELNYVNCYSDQGLVTIFPKVEAILQSHDEYRNCLPLTYDGVRGISCDGEQSTLLAVQLEPPRLFEYVDSWLLLAHVAPAAVREVKRIVQNFFGWGSSSSRTTKDLPEIRKYLQTRLENGLSDLQLLQSQAVANRSDMDWFGYMLEDLREDVQEYVKHGHGNGNILMERLKALHTDALEEIELHEGNLALDNLFQRENLLGANPTVAESGIGQVQQNIAASCCASSTIRCLST; this is encoded by the coding sequence ATGTCGGACCTAGACCAACCAGTGCAATTACCCGTGCAAACGATCACAGACACAAATGTACATGATCTGGTGGAAGTGAAGAAAATTGCCAATAACACCGTGTTTGTGCGTAAGAACCGAGCTCTTCTGATTTATCAGCTCTCCAACAAAGATTATACAGAAGTGTTCCATgaagatgattttttttccttaacCACCCCTAATGCCAACTACCCTTGGCATGTGTATGAACCATCTTCACTCATAGTTCGCAGTTCGAAAGGAGTCGAAGTATACAAGTGGAATAAACCCGACCTAAAACTTCAGTACACGGTATCCAAGTATCATGATCACTCAGGTTATGGATCGTCCAGGAATACGTTCCTGCTTGGGCAGATATTTCCATCCCAACATCATATTGGAATAATTTCGCGTCTTAACTCGGACGTGCAATTTCGTTCACTGGATTTGAGCAAAGCGAAGACTACTGTAAGATTATTAAAAAAGCCCCCCTCCTTGGATAGTGAGTGGAAGTCTTCCACTAGCGCCATACAGCTGGTAGAACAAATAGATAGCAATAAGCAGCTTGCAATTGCACTGCGCACCGAATCAAAGCTAATGCTGTTCCGTTTTAAtaaccaatataatctggaAAAGTTAACGACCATAGATGAATTTCCTTCCAAAGACACCGACTATGACAGGATAATGTTTGCCAAATTTGGTAAAACCAGCTATAACGATCTACTGCACTTTTCTACCGAAGGCCTTATGATATATCGCTTCAATGATACtgcaaaagtttttcaaaagatTTTCTATTCGTCGGCATTTTCAAAGCTACGCGGCTGGGATGGACGTAGTATAGACACTGTTACACCATTAAACTTCGACGGAGACGACCAAGACGAGCTGGTCTATAGTGGACCGAAAGGTTTGAGTCTATTGCAAGTTAACGCCACTACCACTCCATACGAACTGAACGAAGTTGCGCTAGAAACCGCAGCCAATCAAATTGTGCGTTATTCGTTTCTTAAATTGGCTCAAAAACATAATTCTACCAACGATCTGCAGATTTTCTTACACACATCAAATGGTTTGATCCATGTAAATATACAGCCTTCGATCGAAGGCGTTGAAACGAAGCCCATTGTTCCAGCAAACCCCGTAATATCAACCGAACAAAAGGAACTCATTCCGATTCCCGAAATTATCCCCAACCGTTACCACGCTGGATGGCTGCACGATCAGCTCGATATGGGTTCCATGCTGCACCCAATCAATGCTTACAATGGAGCCGTCGAGTTGATGATCCCAATAATAGACATTCCTGCACCGTTCGGTATTCCGATTCGAAAAATTATTAAGTATAAAAACGTAGAGTACAACAACGAGCTCGGGCTTGGTTGGTCCTTCCCTCTCGACTACATTGTGCTAGATCGTCAGTCAAGCGCATTCGAGCAAGATCATGTGTACTCACTCGTAAAAGAAAATCAGCGAATTATTATGATGCTTCAACCCACCAAGGACAATGGTCCAAAATCGGAAGAAAAGCATTTCACCATTGATGGTTATCCAGATATCGGCATTGTTTTCAACACTAAGCGGAGCTATTGGAAGCTGTCGATGGATAATCGCATCATGACTTACATAGCCCTACACCAGTTTCAGACAGTGAAAGCGTGCCCGCTGTGGCCACTGTGTGGTAGTGCATCGCGACAAACGCAAACCTTCACATCGCAATGGTACCTGAACCAGGAGGACAATACCGACACTGGGCTGAGGATCCTGTACTTTTATGATCtgatcaaaaacaaaaccgacaTACGCCTAACATCCATCAATTTTTCCGACGACTCGATGATAGACCTAAGCTACAGCGAGGATCGGCTTGCAGATATCACGGTGGCAACTCACCAGTTTATACAGCATTTTACCTTTCACTACAGCAAGGATGTCAAGCCGTTGCTGCAAACAATTCAACAAAGCGATCACAAGCTTTTCGATTTTGAGTACGATCAACACCAACGGCTGTCGAAAATTATCTACCCAAACGGTGCCGAATGGAAGCCGGAATATGCCCACGTAACGCTTAATCCCACCTCGCTTAAGAAAACTATAGAAATTACTGGATCGGAAGCTAACGTTTACTATGGGCCAGACTATGCCGTTGTTGTGGACGCAAATCTCATCGATGGTAGACTTTTGCTGCACATTCGCGATCCGCTCGGAGGCATAAGCTCGAACAAAACCGACAGCACCGAAACGGTGTACACTTTAAACGACATCAAACGGTATCTGGTCCATGCGATTGAAAACCTGATCGTGGTGATCGTTATCTACGATAAGTGCAAGGATGTCGCGATCCTGCAATATACTAGCGACCGTTGGCGACAGCAGAAATACTACGACGAATTTCCACTCGACGGAACCATTACTACCGGTAGTGCATTTGTTCTGCTTTCGGACAAGACGTCGTTACGATTGATAACGACTACTACCGATCATCAGCTCAGCGAAGTTAAACTGCGCCCCAATTTACCGGCAAACTTTGTCGTCAAAGCATTTGCACACGGATATGCAACGTACGATGGGCGGCTCGAGATATTTTTGCTGCAACAAAATGGAGAATGGGTAACCGTGAAAGCAGCACCAGAACAGGTAAACTATTTCAACGAGATCGATAAGTTTATTTCCTCCTTTGAGATCAACTCTGAGCTCAGACAATCGATTCGGCGCGGTCTCACGGCGGACATGCTGGGAAGCTACCGGCAAGCCATTATATTAAAGGCACCCTTTCTGCAGAAGGACGTGCTAAACATTCACGTCCGCTTTTTCATGCTTAGTCTGGAGAATAAACCACACGTATTTGATTGCTACACTACGGTAATTCCGCACACAGTCTTAACGCAATACAATTACACGGTGAATACGGATGAAAAGGATTCGTTCGTGCTCGGCTACCGGTTGGTGAAGGAAAAATATCATTTATATGTGAAAAAATCTACCGGCCCACATGCGGTAGAGCTGAACAAATACATGAAAGCGGCGAGGCAGGAAATGTCCAAACATCGTAAAGGAAGCGCCATGTGGAATAAAATCAATACCGAGGCGAAAAATACGACGCGCGAAGAAAGTCAGCGCATTTACAAGGCAGTGAAGGATGCGGTCGTGTTTGCCCTCGATCTATCGCAGTTTGGAATGCTCACCAACCAGGAGGGCGTACTTACAGGTAACCATCAGATCACGTACGATGGGTTTCACTGGAACAAGCGGTTGCTGGACGAAGATACGATACGGCTGCGTAAGGTAAATCAAAATTTGAGCGCTGACTATCGGCTCGTGAAGGCACATGACAAGGACACCTTCAAGATCGTGTCGATTGCAACTGGAGAGACGCTGTTCGATACCAATACCACTAAATCGGAAGAACTACAGCTCACCGTACCCTACTACGCCCAGTCCCAGCCACAAGGCAGTCCATTGAGACTGTACTTCTTTGCCAGTAAGCAGATCGTTACCTTCCCCGACGAGGAAAGGCTTAATCGTGCGAGCAATCAAATCGCGATCGTCACGACGCACCAAGCAAATGCCACTGCACAGTTTTTGGTATTCCGATGCATGAAGTACTTTCTCAATCCGAATGTAACGGTGCTGGGAGGTCAAACTTTGGCATACATTGACGAAACAGACCGCAAAACGGCGTACCTCTATGATCCGCAGGATGTACAGCTGTCCGTGGATGGGATCGTGTTTCGCAAAATCAAAATAGCCACCGGTGCCGATACGAGCCGATTCGGTTGGTACGAGCAGACGATAGACATCGCAACGGGGAACACGGTTCGGAAAGCGTTTGCAGCGGATGGCCGAGAAGTGCTGGATCGGAAATTACGCGATCAGGAGGAAAAACGACGTCAATCAGAAAATCAAGACACATCAGCACAAAGTGAGAGAATGATTATCGATGCTAGCGGACGGCATCCCATCGTTGACTTGGGTCCATACCGGTTGGTGGATGAGATGGTATCATACTACGGCTTTGAACCATACGAGAGAAACCACTTCGGTAGGGAGAAGAAATGGACGTTTGACAAAACACTGATCAAATCGCAGAATGGTAACAGCTTTCTAACGCTTAGCCAACCAGAACACAAACTGGCGGGCGTATTTACACCACAAGAGCCGCTTATGAACTATGTGGTTTCATGCTGGGTACGCACTTCCAAAGCACTCAAGCTCGGTGATACTATTGACATTGTGGCTGTAGACGTTTTGGTTGAGAagggagaagagaaaaaaatatcccTTCGCAAGGCGGAAGTGAAACAACGCATCGGATCGTGGAACTATGTGGAAACGATAGTCGACACAACACATTTTCCAACCGAAACAAAGCTCGTGTTTGATATCAGTTTCATCCCAAGCACCACCCACGGACGCATCGATATTGACCATATACGATTTTCACCACTTAGCATGCCGTTCGCGGCTAACATCTACGAACCTGCCAGAGGAAGTGTAAGCGCACTgctcagcagcagcggattGATGAAACGCTACCTCTATAACTGCAACGGCAAAAGAACGACCGTCTTCTCCGAGCAGGGTATGGTGGGAGAATTCATAACGGAGTCAAAGGCTGTGTACACTCGTGAGTCTGGTCGGAGACCGTGTGTCATCGAAATGAAGCCTCGCATGTCTGCATGGGCCATGGAGAGCGGTTGGGATAATAATATCCACTCTAATGGAAGCGTGTTTAaaacatttgatgaaacatgggcTACACTAGCAGTGCGATTTCTTTACAGTTTGCAACCGAACGACAATGGAATGCGATTCGTTTGGCGAGGAAAAGAATGTTACTTACCGTGTCCGGTACAATCGGTGACAAACTGTCGACAACTGCCACGACGTGGAGAAATTCTTATCTTTATTACGTCCCTACGCGTTTCCGTCTGGCTCGAAGGAGTTTTAGTGCAAGAGACACTGTTAGAAGATGTCAAATCAGATGCAGAACGGAAACTGACATTACATCTTTCACGAACCGCGGAAATAACAGAATTCTTTGAAATGTACGACTcaacattaaaaataacttACCAGCAACTTTCTGGACAACCGGTTCAGGTGTTAGAGTACGAGTCACCAGACACGGTGCGGATTCGCGAGATCCTCTACGACGATATCGAACGTCCTATCCTGCAAACGAAATGGACAAAAGTTCACCCTGAGAACGATGCCAAAATGTTTGAATTTCATGAAAATTTTATCCTCAATTTCGATAACGCAACACAACTGCTGACTGGCAAGGTGGCAGAGCTAAATCCATCCTGTGAAGGGTATCCCTACACGCACACTATCTACGGCAATGATCCTACGGAAAACAAACGCTTGCAGGGCCTGCCCGGGAAAGACTACACCGTTGATGGGAAATATAAGCGATCTTACTCCTACGAGCCGCACAATTTGCTGTTAAGTAACCTGTTCCCACCAAGGGAAGGCTTTCATCATAAGGCCGTGCAACTACCCGGCGGTGCCGTGCGTGTGACCATTGAAAACGCTAAGGGCAAAAAAGTGGCCAAATACTCCAAGGTGGGTAGTTACGAGAATAGACTGAGTACTTGGCGATACGGGAGCAATGATAAGCTACAGCAAGAGCTGCCACCTATGTATCACTACAGGGCGCATACATCGACCATGGAAAATGTTCCATTTTTCGTGGCCAATTACACTTCCGAACAGatgcaactgcagcagcagtgggaagTTCGCTACAATTATGATAATGCGAATCGATTAATCAGAAAGCGTACACCGGATGGCGGTATCTGGCAATATCTTTACGATAAACAGGGTATCCTTCGATTTAGCCTTCATAAAGAACATAACGAAACGCTCGATCGCGTTATACATTTTACGTACGTTTCCGATGATAAAGTGGCGCGCGAAGCACTAGTCCATCTCAACGAAACCGAATGTATTGAACTGGTAGACAGTGGAGTTGCGCCAAATTCTACAAACTTTATCGATACACTGTATGGAGAGTACGATGACGATCCAAACTTGCGCTACCGTTCGGCATTTGCCACCAGACGTATTGGTGGGGATCAAATGACCGAGTACCTAGTGTACGATCAAAGTAAAAGAGTGCTGAAGAAAGTTTACGTAATAAACACTCTCAACACGTCGTACTCGATTGACTACGAGTACGAAAACGATAATCTACGATCTATCAAGTATCCTTTCGGTGCTGGAGGAGAGCCGTTCAGATTGAGCTACGACTGGAATGGTAATGGTGATATTATATCTATTCGAGAATCGACAATGACAGAACCTATGTTTGAGTTCTCCTATAATGCAGATAGCATGGTGGAAACAATTAACGTACGAACGGATCCCACGCATACATTCCAGAGAAACTTTACCTACAACGAACCAGGCTTTTTGATAAAGCTGGCAGACAACTATCTGACGGAAAGTGTAAGCTACCTGGAAACAGACTCCTACGGTCAAGACTCTTACACACCGATCTATGAAGGTTTAATATCCAAGACGTTGTTCACCGCCCACTGGCAAAAGGCGACCAGCCCGCTTCGCAATGGTATCTATACGGAGTATCTAATGTCAGACAACATGACCCAAGCACAGGCGTCACTGTGTCTTGAGGTGCTAAAGCGTACAGGCTTTATTGACGAAAACAATCTGGTGAACCGGACGTTGTACGGTGACATGAATGACGATCtaccgtttgtgtgtggaaaacGACTCGCTCTGAATCATCTGTCGAAGGTATTGAGCACCAGATCCTTCCCCTATCAGTACGGTCATCGGTATGACTATGACGATCATGATCAGCTTATTAAGGCGAAGTATTTCCACGGATTGGAAGAGTTGAAGCTTGCACCATTGACGCATCACACATTCCACAAAGAGATAAAAGGAATTGATGAAGCGAAATCGAAAAAGATTTGGGATGCGCTACGGGAAAAATCCTTCCTAACCACCGACTGCACCAATCCCAATCTTTGCCATGGACGTGAAGGTACCAAATCGATATTCAGTGACTTTATCCATCAACATCGATATAGCCATCACTTGAAATTGATGCTATCGAAGGCCATCTCAGCACGGAAGGGATTGGATGTAAAAACGTTTGAAGAAAAGTGTACACGATGGATTGAAGGATCGAACATGATTTTGAAAGCTTGTACGAACCTCAAGGAAGAAATGATGAAACAAAAGTTGTTCGGTGAAAGCGCAGATGCGTCTGTAGCATCTTTGAGTGAAGGGTTTAGAAAAGCTTTACAGATATACAACTCATACGTGCCAGATATTGTTGGGGTGCTTAATCATCACTTCATGACGGCTCTGGGAAGGTCGGCTGGGGATGTGCAATCGTACGAAATCGATGCAAATGGAAATCATCGAAAGTTTTACACGGGCTTCTCGCGGTATCGTTTGGAGTACCAGGAGGgcacaaataaaatcaacaaggTATTTCGCCAGCAGTTCGACCGCGCTCAAGATGATGGAGAGGAATTCACCATGGCCCATGATGGTGATGGAGCCGTAATCCAGGCAGAACACAAGGGCATAAAGCACATGGCATATGACAAGCTTCTGCAGCGGGTTAGTGAAATTGAGATGACCGATGGACGGAAGATATTGTACCAGTATGATGTACGCGCAGAGCGGACATTCAAGCAGGTTCGAGCAAAGGATGAAACGGTCTTAAGTGAAAAGTACTACATTCGAGATGCGAATGGATTCGTACTAATGGACATAGACATGGCTTACCTGACGAATGATCATCCGCCGGACGTGCGAGTGACGAGCTACATCTACAAGGATCAGCAGCTGATTGGGTTTGTGCGCAACGATAAGCTGTACGGGGTCATCACAGATCACGAAGGATCGGTACGGTTGGTGGTGAGGGAGGGCGAAGTAGTCGCCGCATATGATTATCTTCCATATGGGCAGATATTCCGACGCTTTGGGACCGATTTGGACGGACAGATCTCGTATCTTTACACGGGTCAGGAGTGGGAACCGGAGACCGGGTTGTACAACTATCGAGCTCGTTTGTATGATCCCGACATTGGGAGGTTCTATCAAATGGATCCAAAAGAACAGTACCCAAGCCCTTACGTTTATGCCGGAAACTCGCCCGTTTCGTTGATCGATCCAGATGGAGAGCTTGCATTTGCTATCAGCTGTATTATAATGGCCATAATAGGTGCTTACATTGGTGCTTCGGCAGCGGCTCAATCTTGGAATCCGTTGGAATGGAATTGGAAGTCGAAATCACTTTGGTTAGGAATGATTGGTGGTGCATTAACTGGGCTTTCGATTCCTTTCAATTTGACTGCATCGATAGCGTATTTCGTCGGGATGGGACTATCACTTTCTGCCTCGATCGGTGTTATGATCGGGTCAGGTATCACGTTCGGTTACTTCGCTTTGGCCGCGAGCAGCGGCTCCTGGGATCCACgcaatttcgatttttccagCCCCGGCACTTGGAACGCACTGCTGGGTGGTATTGCAACGTCAGCATTCATCGTGACGAACCCAAATCAACTGATTAATACTTTCCGGTCCATCACAACCACTCTCGGCAGAGCACTCTTTGTTACCGCAACCGTAGCAATAACCATTACCTTCGCTTACCTGTTTGGGGCTCTCAAGATGGGCGGAGAGTTCGATATGACTAAGTGGGACTATTCCGATCCAAGATTATATCACGGTATACTGGACGCATACGTTACCGCCTCGTTCACCATGATAATGGTCCGCAATATACCAAACACTATTAAAAGCTTAGGCAGAAAGATAGAAACCGGACTGGATCGGTTGGCGGAAACGGAGGTGTTCTTCCGAGCAAAACAACTCATGAGAGGTGGTGACTGGTCGACTAAGCTCTCCAACGCGCGCTTCTTCATGGCAGCCAATGCGAAAGCGATTGGCGACCTGCAACGCGGCATAATTCCGATTGCTTTTTACACCTTCATTGTGACGTTGCGCATGGTAGACGCGTACGAGAAGAGCAGCATTCCCGGGTTTTCGGTATTTTTACAAATTCTCAGCACAGCAGTAATGACCAGAGGTTTCACGAATCGCGTAGTCAAACCGCTCATACCGAAAAGAATTGACGCACCGTTGGCACAGAAGTTGATAGCGCCTGAGACGTATGAAAACTCCTCCGGGCGGTATAGTTCTTCGGGGGCCAATAGTTTGGGAAGCTTCCTAAGCTATCTTCGCATTCCCTTGGATTGGTTCTTAAACTATCACGAAAACACACCAGAAGGTGAGCAAGTTCACGACAACACCATACAACGCTACAAATCCCACTACAAGCGAACGTCAAAGCACAGCATGATCGAAAACTGTTATCCTGTGACGCACGGCGAACTGAACTACGTCAACTGCTACTCTGATCAGGGTTTGGTAACAATTTTCCCCAAAGTAGAAGCGATACTTCAATCGCATGATGAGTATCGGAACTGTTTACCACTGACCTATGATGGCGTTCGAGGAATTTCGTGTGATGGTGAACAATCTACGCTTTTGGCGGTGCAGCTAGAACCTCCCAGATTGTTCGAATACGTTGACAGTTGGCTTCTGCTGGCACATGTCGCTCCGGCCGCAGTCCGTGAAGTAAAGCGTATCGTTCAAAATTTCTTTGGATGGGGTAGCAGTTCATCCCGTACTACGAAAGATCTTCCAGAAATTCGTAAATACTTACAAACACGTTTGGAAAATGGCTTATCAGATTTGCAGCTTCTCCAAAGCCAAGCTGTAGCTAACAGAAGTGATATGGATTGGTTCGGATACATGCTAGAGGACCTTCGCGAGGATGTGCAGGAATACGTAAAGCATGGACACGGCAACGGCAACATACTAATGGAACGTTTGAAGGCTTTGCATACTGATGCTCTGGAAGAGATCGAGCTGCACGAAGGAAACCTGGCATTGGACAATCTTTTCCAACGCGAGAACTTGCTGGGAGCAAACCCAACGGTTGCAGAATCCGGCATAGGACAAGTACAGCAGAACATTGCTGCAAGCTGCTGTGCGAGCTCCACTATTCGATGTCTTTCTACATAA